GGGATCACCGCCACGGCTGCTCCTCGGTGAAGTCGAGCAAGTCGATGGTCTTGAGCCGGTGGTCGGCCAGGCGCGGAAGCACCTCGTCCAGGGGCAGCAGTTCCGCCAACGCTTGGTGAGTTCGGTCGCCGTACCAACGGTTCTTCAACGAGGCGGTCACCTCCTGTGCGTGGTGCTCCGACAGGTTTCCTTCCAGCACGAGCGAATTCAGGAACGAGCGGATGTGCACCATCGGCTCGGACGCGGGCCGGTACGGTGGCTCGGAGGCGTGCACCAGAGCGACTTCGTCGTCGGAGAACGACGGGTCCGTGGCGAACCGTTGGTAGACGGCGCCGTAGCCGCGCATGCCCAGCACCTCCATCTCGGCGGCCCGGATCGCGCCCATCGACGACAATCCCCATACGCGCCAACCGTGTTCCAAGGCCGTACGCAGCTCCACGTGCCCTACCGCCGGGTAGTTGTGGAACGTCCCGTCGACGATGATCAGCGTACCCGGCTCCTCCGTCGAGACCAGAGCTTCGACATCGCCACGGCGCACCGGTGGGCGGACTTCGACATCAGCGGGAAACACCCGGGGCAGCCCGAAAGCGGTTGGTCCGACAAAGGCGTAGGTCGTCATGCGCGAGCTGCCAGGCGTGGGCCGACGCGGTTCAGGTCGTGGGTCAACGACTCCAGGCCGGGCACGATGACGCGGACCACGGCGAGCGGCTCGTCCACTGTGGACAACAGTACTCGATACACCTTGCGCTGTAAGGCCTTCAGTAACGAGTCGAACGCAGACTCGATGCTTGCGACGGAGTGGGTCGGGATCTCCGAGTACCGCACCGGGTCCGTCGCGTCGGTGACCCGTGCTCGCAGCGCCGCCACCTCGCCGTCGCGCGGACGGTAGGGGCCTCGCGCGAGCAGGTCGTCACGCCCGCCGTGGATGCTGGTCAGCCGGGACTGGGCTGCCTCGCACAGCCCGCGCACCGCGGCGATGTCGCGAACGGGGTGCAGCCCGGCGCCGTGGGCGATCGCGATCGGCGTGTCGTCCTCGGGCTCCAGGAGGAAACCCGCCACGTACGGCAGCCCGAACTCGTTCGGCGTGTACCGCAGCACTGCGCGCAGGCCCGCCGCTTCGACCTTCGCGACCAGTTCGGCCACCTCCGGCGGCGGGCTGTCCAGCTCCACCAGTCGCGAGCGGTCCGCGATGTGGTTGAAGGCGTTGACATCGCGCTCGATGACCTCGGCCAGCCCGTGCACCGTCGCTTCGTCAACGGTGTTACCTGAGCTGAGGCCGTTGGTGCTGGTGCCGAACAATCGCTGCCCGGGGTTCTCCTGGTAGGGCGAGAACACCAGTTCGGCGGGCAGCGCGATCCTCGTGCCGTCGACCACGTCCTCCGCCATGACGCACACCAACCGCCCGTGCGGGTCGACCGGCTTGCCCAGCAACGGGCACAGGTCCACGAAGTCGAACTCCGCGCCCGGCTGGCTCGCGACCTCGTGCGGCGTCGAGTCGAAGACCTCGACCGTGCGGGCGCCGTACTCCGCCCGTGCGAACTCGATCGCCTCCATGAGCGCGCCGACCCTGGCTTCCTCGGTCCGCACACCCTTGCCCGCGGTTACGCACAGCGAGCCGGGTGCCGCCGACGGTCTGATGCTCGCGAACACCGGGATGCCGATGCTGTCCAGCCACGTCGTGTCCGTGACCCTCGTGACCCCCAGTTCCGCCGCGACCGCTTCGGCCCGGGCCGCCGTCTCCGCCAGCGGCGCCGAGCGCAGGCTCGACGTCAAGCGGTGCATCAGTCCCCCAGGGCAGGTGCGGCAGGGCACCCTCGGCGCCCCGCCACCGTCGCTACTCCGCGTTCATCCCCATGTGCATGACGAACCCGGCGCGGGTCACGCCGTCCTCTTCGAGCATGGCCCAGAACTTCTCTGTCGTGTCCTGGTCCAAGGCGAAGCCTTCCGGCTGCTGTGCCGCCATCCGACCGTCCCCCGTTCTGGTCTCGGTGTGTCCGCGCGACCGTAAGCACGCCGGACGCTTTCTCGCAGGGAAACCAACTCACTGTTGAATCCGGCAGCTGGGGGCGTCCGCGGGCAGCCCGAACGCGGCTTTCGCCTTGGGGGCCGGGTCCGGGCTCTCGCGGCCGACAGAGCGGCGCACCTCCGCGTACCCGGCTTCGCTGAACATGCGCCGCAGCATCGCGTCGTTCCCGGCTCCGTCCACGGGAACCTCCACATTCAGCACCTGGTTTCCCCTGAGCGTGACCACGACCGCGCCGCTGCTGCCCGCGCTGCTCGCCAGACACCTCTCGACCCGCGTGTAGTCCATGCAGGTCGCGAGCACACCGACGCGCACCATGTCGCCGTCGCGCCGCGTCTCCACAGCGCGCGTCGCACAGAACCACCGCCCGCCGCTCTTGGTCGGCCACGTGAGCTTCCCGTTGGTGAGCAGTGCCGAGTGCACCGCCGGGGTTACTTCGCGGACCAAGTCCTCGTCCAGCTCCGGCTTCGGATCGTTCCGCAGTAGCACCACCGTCGTGGCCACGGCGATCCCCGCTCCCACGATCAGCGCGATGCGGCTGCGGCTCGACACGGCGGCTCCCCAGGTGTGTGACTGCCAGCTTCAACTCAACGTCGGCCGATCGGGCTGTGCGTCGGCGGGGCGGCAGACCCCGCTCCACCAGCCGTTCCTGCTCGGCGGGCGGCACGCGCACCGGAGCCGTCGAGCCGACACCGAGCCGCTGCGCGATCCACCCGGCGATCGCCTCCGGCACCGTCAGGGTAGCCGGGAGAGGCCGTCCTTCGCGGCGTGCAGCAGGTCGTGCACCCCCTCTGCGGCCGGGTCCGAGCTGCCCGCGGTGTGCTCCTGCCGCTGCGTCGCGGCGTCGTCCAGAGCCTGCCCGGCGTCGGCGAGAATGCTGCACCGGCAGCGCGTCCACCACGGCACGCGCAGCCTCGGCCTCCTCCCGCTGGTTGTGGCGGGTCACGCGGAAGGCGTGGAGCCCTCAGGAGATCGGCGGCAACTTCGCGGCGATGGCGGCGGCGAGCTTGGTGGTCTGCTCGCACGCGGTCGCCGAGTCGTCGATCTGCGTCGTGTAGTTGAAGTGCACCGAGAAGAGGACCGCGAGGGCCATGGGAAGACGCGGGCCACGAGTACGCACGACGGGATCCTAGGGAACGATTCTGGTTCAACCGGCCATTTCGCGCCCGGATGAAACCTGACATCTCACAGCGCCGGGCAATGCCAACCGAAGGTTGACCCAGCGCACGGACGGCGTAGGCGTCGTGATCTCAACCGCGCGACCGCGCACATGGGTACTGCGTGCGGCATCCCGCTGGAGGCCGGAGAAGGTCTGGGTCGCGCGCACCATGCGGTGGCCGGTCCCGCTGGGTGAGGCGGGTGCTTGGGGCCTGTCCTCAAAGCCAGATGGTGAGGGTGGCCAGGTCGGTCACGGCTCGATAGGACAAAGCGGTCTTGTCGTGGCGGGTGGCGATGGCGTGGAACTGTTTGCGTCGCCGGTTGACGCAGCGTTCGACGACGTTGCGGTGGTGGTATGCGGTGCGGTCGAAGGTCGAGGACTTCCAGCGGGGGCTTAGAACTCAGTTCCTCCATGGGGGCGGAGGACGTGACTGCTGTTGTAGCGGCGTAGCAGTTGCGTTCCCGCGGCGCGATCGCGTCAAGTAGGTCGGTGGTCTCCGGCTCCCGGCCGCGGGCCCGCGCGACCATCGCGACATGTCCTTGTGCTGCAATGCTGAGTGCAATGCGAGCGGCGCACGTTTTCGTCGGGGGGTGAATCAGGGCGACCAACGGTGCGGGGA
The window above is part of the Allokutzneria albata genome. Proteins encoded here:
- a CDS encoding TfuA-like protein — encoded protein: MTTYAFVGPTAFGLPRVFPADVEVRPPVRRGDVEALVSTEEPGTLIIVDGTFHNYPAVGHVELRTALEHGWRVWGLSSMGAIRAAEMEVLGMRGYGAVYQRFATDPSFSDDEVALVHASEPPYRPASEPMVHIRSFLNSLVLEGNLSEHHAQEVTASLKNRWYGDRTHQALAELLPLDEVLPRLADHRLKTIDLLDFTEEQPWR
- a CDS encoding YcaO-like family protein, translating into MHRLTSSLRSAPLAETAARAEAVAAELGVTRVTDTTWLDSIGIPVFASIRPSAAPGSLCVTAGKGVRTEEARVGALMEAIEFARAEYGARTVEVFDSTPHEVASQPGAEFDFVDLCPLLGKPVDPHGRLVCVMAEDVVDGTRIALPAELVFSPYQENPGQRLFGTSTNGLSSGNTVDEATVHGLAEVIERDVNAFNHIADRSRLVELDSPPPEVAELVAKVEAAGLRAVLRYTPNEFGLPYVAGFLLEPEDDTPIAIAHGAGLHPVRDIAAVRGLCEAAQSRLTSIHGGRDDLLARGPYRPRDGEVAALRARVTDATDPVRYSEIPTHSVASIESAFDSLLKALQRKVYRVLLSTVDEPLAVVRVIVPGLESLTHDLNRVGPRLAARA